Below is a genomic region from Rosa chinensis cultivar Old Blush chromosome 5, RchiOBHm-V2, whole genome shotgun sequence.
atctcgaccgttcagttttaggtactagtgtatagatcatctctgcaaattttcagcaaaattgatgatcgttaaggtatctaactcgcttaaacgaATCGACGGACTGAATTTGTCaacttgaaccgtactagctttaaggaagtaatcaatgtcttaacgatcatcaatttggctgaaaatttgtagagatgatctatacactaatacctaaaaactgaacggtcgagatgtggatctGCGACCGAAAAGCCacccaaaactcaaaattcacactttaatttcaaagcggacctCCTCTCTGaataaaatctgtatatatatataatcttgctctactaaggaggtccttaacttagcttaaggaatggatttccatattttgaccacttttcaatcacatatttacatgttaaccgttcagtttttggGTATATATGAATaaatcatctttgcaaatttttagtatgatcattaaggcatctaaAAATGCAATTTACATGAATAAACCGAATCTATCCAACCTGAACCATTcgtgtaaattacagttttggatgccttaacgatcatcaatttagctgaaaaattgcataagtgatctactcatatatacctaaaaactgaatggctaagatgtgaatatgcgatcaaaaagtggtcaaaatatggaaatctgtTCCTTAAACTAAGTTAAGGATCTCCTTAGCATAGAAGGcttgtatataaatatatatatatatatatatatatatatatctatctatcCATCTATCTATCTATGagaaaattttataaataatACCCCAAATAAAGTTCTTTCATTATTGTGATacatcacatttcaaaactatCATATTGATACCTCAACATTTAAACCCAACACAATTTTAATACATTCTGTTTATAACGGTGTCAATTCTATGGGTATTTTCGTCTTTtcatttactctttttttttttcaattcttaCCCTCGTAATCATTAAACTCTCTCTCCACCATATGCTACTCTCATTACTCATTAGTCTCTTCAAATGGTACGCatcactcactcactctctctcattCATTCAGGTTTTGATTGTTAtgggtttgtttatttttggatGATTACTGCTCATATATGCATCCCTATCTCTGCTCCTAATTCACAAAAGTTTCAAAGATCAAAACCCATAAACCATTACTGGGTTTTGTCTCCTATGTGTTCATCTCTGTGGTCATTTTTGTTTATCTTGCTCAAAGCCAGAGTTCGAATCGTTTTGACTAACAAAGAAACAACATTGACCACCTTTAATTTCAGAACTTGGGGCTATTTGGCTATTTTCCAACCATAGCAAACTGATCTTGTCACCTTGTAGAAGGGTTTGCGAAATAGATCCATGCCAGCTCTGTCATTCTTGTAGAGATGCTGGCTCTTTCATTGGCCTTGGAAAAAAGATGGGACAAGATTGAAATTGAATGATAATCAAGTGATGCTATTGATGCAATTAGGGGAAAGAAACATTCAAAATGGGAAGTTTACCCAATTCTCAGTCAAATCAAACGAAAACAAGACAATTTTTTTCAAATTCGATAGAGTTGGTTAACCGAGAGGCAGCTAATTGCTTGGCCTCACTTGCCAGCGCAGGTTGTGCGCTGATGAGGCATGGGTCATCAGACCCCCAACCTCCCTCATCCCCATTCTTTCGCGGCGACAAGGACTATATTGTCGCCGACAGAGGTTGAAGATAGAGGCAATGACTTTGGATTCAAATAGCTATAAACATGGGGAGACCAGTTCGGGTTCAGATTCTACTTTGGAAtttatggggggggggggggggagagagagagagagagtattctATGATTAGAAGGGGGGGAAAAACacagaaaatgaaaagacaaaATTGCCAATGAAATAGCTTACATGGCAATGAATTTAATGTCGTTATAGGCAAAGGGTATGAAAATTGTGTTGACTTTAAATGTTGAGGTACCAATGTGATAGTTTTTAAATGTGATGTACCAAAGTGATGAATGAGCTTTATTtggggtactgtttgtaaaattttctctatATCTATACTactattaagagaagagggtttgttaGCCAGAATTTAtaattttgacagaaatgagcccataaaattaataaactttgagaattaattaaatcataaggtcaattatgacatttacaaaatatatttttattaaaagaataaacaaaaaaagaaccCACAACCCACTCTTCTCTCCCATTATCTCTTCTCTGCAATAAccgttttctttttttattgcacatgcagagcatgtgtggagaaaAGCtagtatatataaattaaagtgGACATATGTTGCATTTATGGGATGACTTTATGAGACTTATTATCATTTTTTAGGTTACTgtagcaatgctagctattcTTTAGTCAagttttagccaaagtagctaaaaaattattttggctagCCAATTTTAAAATATGTTTGCATTAATTCTCTCTAtgttagctagttttgaatttctattatttattgaataaagaaaaaatagtttaaatgtatttagaaattacataaaacaacttaaaaattaaaataaatgtcttaaattaacaaaaataatagaaagcctcatctcactctctatatttagaaATGAGATACCTAAAAGTaaaatagagagccacttaaaattgaaaaaaaggtAGACACGCTCTCTagaatagctaaggagccaagaAAGAGAATCTACTAAAGATATTTTACTAGTATAGATGGTGAGGCTGTTGTGAAACAATtttaaaatatgaattctcgTCGAGGACAATTACCATTATAATAGATAGAAATTTCATTTAGAGATTTTTTAtggtttgatattttttttgtgtCCCAATAAGCTTAAGATTTTGGCTCCGCCACTGGTCCCAATAGTCCTACTTGACAAGAAACTATCCAATCACCACTACGAAGACAGTAACATTTCTAGACGTACCTTAACATACCGGCCTCTATaattagggatggcaaaaatccccacgGGGTAGGGTACCCATCGAGTATtcgtccaaattttactttgtcaatgcagtcaaagttaacgttcaaattggacggaacagtaaaatttgggcacggctgattgaaattgaaagcacaggggtgttgctgatcaaattgaaagagcagggactggCATGAtattacccccaaaccacagggtactaaactgaaatttatcctatatatatatatatatatatatttttgacatTATTCTGTCaataaatatgttcaaaaaaatgaaagattcttttaataaaaaatctttatcaacatgtcaattttccttgattgaaataagaaatttattttattttgatgtttgattttaacttcatattttacaatccataattatttgtataaatttttatataataaattagtaatattgttaacggggattggtgggggggggggggggggggggtacggggacctaatccccaataGGGACGGAGACGGGGAATCCCTATAATATTgatgattttaacttcatagtttacaatccataattatttgtatagtaatattgttaacggggattggggcgggtaaggggatggagaatgaagtcgggtatgtGAATgataatttaatccccttaccctaacctccccattgccatccctactacAATCAGGGTAATTGTTTAATCACCAAATaatagttattattattattttttcaatttcatgCAAGCTTCATGTCCATACTCCATACTAATTTTCTTAATAGAACTAAATGATAAAGTAATGTGAGGTtcgcatccaaaaccaattgccaATGAATTGAATgtcccaaatccttataaactctTAGGCAATGTCCCAtatttttcccatgtgagatgtttatattctcaacacacccCTGCATGTGTGGTGGATTTTCAAGTCATACACGTGAACAaattttgggtgacgtggagcccgtgtggccgttaggcatgcacacgtggaataacccgctctgataccgtgataaagtaatctatgattcacatccaaaaccaattggcaatggatagagtgacccaaatccttataaactcataggcaatatCCCATATTTTTCTCATGTGAGATGTTTATATTCTCAACACTAAACGCATCTTAAAACCCACTCATACATTTTACTTAAACCGAAATATCTCTAATTAATTAGAAGCAATGACTCTGTTTGTTCCACAGAGGTGTTCACACTAAAACAACCTGGTCCGACTGAATGTGATCGTAATGGGATCATTTGTTCAAAAATGATAACAAACCTAATGTTCCGTTCTTCTTTTCTTAGCTTCTGTAACTCTAATGGCAACTCACCTACAAAAATACGACTTGACCAATTTAGGTTAATAACAGCGAGTGTTCCATATATACTTCCATTCATACTTTgcttcctttaatttttctagCTGTTTTCCCATGGATAAAATAATTCCAAACCTATTTTTGGTACTGCTAGCTACAAGCAAATCTATTCAGCCTACAGGTTTCTTGCAACGATGAACTCGTCAAAGTTTGGCAAAAACCCATAAACTTATAAGCTTGCTGCAACGTTCAATTAGGCATCTTTATGCAAAAGGTCAAACTATATATTCAATATATAGTTTCACATTATTCTCTACTAATTATCTCTTCCCTAGCTACTCAATCTTTATGCCCTAATGTATATGCTTCCATTCCCTGTAACCTCGACGTGGCCTCTTCATTGACATaagttgtggtggtggtggtggtgtgaaATTCAGGTTTAGCTTTAAGCTTGCTTAGTTGAAGCAGGAAGAAGCTGGAGATCCCTTGGTTCATTTGATTCATTTTTACTTGATCCTCCCGTGGTTCTTTCTTTGATTCATTTTTACTTGATCCTCAAGGTAGTGTGTGTAACATATCTGTCTTTCCCTTGAGTCCATATATGGTCTTTTCATGGTACATGTACTGAACTTATTAGGCAAAATTAATACTATTTTTCTTGGAAATTGGGTTTTGTCAATTTTGATCCCATTAGCTAAACTGTTTAATTTTCGTTAAACAATGATTATAAACCTTCCTAAGGTTCAGAAACTTAGACCTTGATTGGTCAATTTATGAATCCAGTACGTAATTAGTAAATTTGAGTCAGAGAGTTGTGTTAAACACACCAGTGCCGAAAACGCAGGGGAAGCCCTTTTCTAAGGCGTCAAAGCCGGCTTTAAAGTGGTGACTTAAGGGTGGAAATGTGAGAGTTGTAGTGAAGGGAACGCGTTAATTATCAAACCATTCTCAcattttgtttctcattttgttttaatataGGCGTTAACCCCATGTGAGCTTTGATGCATTTTCCATGGGCTGCTTCCCCTGCACTTCTTGTGACCCTTTCTTTTATGTATATAAAAACCACTCGATCCGTTAGCTCGTCAACAAAATCAGGACCTGCTTAGTTTTAAAGCCCTTCTTGGCTTTTGCTatctctcctcctccttttcaTCGTGAACTTGACCCTCCAAAGGCTTTTCCTAAACGTGGTTCTACATTCTTGTGCTGCGTAGTTGGTGGTGAACTCCAATTGTTCTACGAAATTCCTCCGAGACAGTTCTATACATATCATCTTCTACTTTGTTTCAAAGAGATATCACTACTCCTAAAAGTTTATAGCATTTTCCAATTTGGTTTGTGTCTTGCATCTTTTGGTAAGCATCAAGCTTGGCTATGCATGTATACAATTTTGAGGTTTAGTGGGAGTTCTAAACTGATGGATTGTAAATGTTTCTTGCAGGTGTAACACGATTCTGTATACTTAAACATCATATGATGGGACTTGATCGAAATACGAATACGAGAAGTAGGGATTACTTGGAAGGAATGCTGAGTGATTATGTTGGAGGAAAAGCCAAGGGGAAACCTCAGAAGAGCACTTCTGCTAGGCTTGTCACAGCTCTCACTTGTCTCCAGTTTGCCTTTGCAGTTTATGCAACATTCCTTCTCTACTACATGAGCCCTTCCATCGATTTACGAACCAAACCAGACTTCACATGGGCTACCAAGATTGCACAGCAATGGAAACAGTACATAATCCCACCCCACATCATTGGTCACTATCAAGATTCTGTTTCTCTTGTGAGATTGGCCGACATCCAACCCATCACTCCCTCTGAAATTTGCGAGCACGAAAAGATTGATTTCGAGCAGAAGAAGTCCAATGATGCTCAGATGATCAAGCTGAAGACAGAGCTTTACAATGAGGTGTTGGACTTCCAAAGCAAGAACATTGGTACACAAACTCTTGCTCAGCTGATGGCAATGAAGTCCAAGTGGGATTTGAAAGGTCCCAACAGACCAAAAGTCACAGTGATCTTGAACCACTTCAAGAGGAAAACACTTTGTGCTCAGCTTGATACCTTGCTCCAACAAACCCTTCCTTTCCACCATGTTTGGGTTCTTTCATTTGGGAGTCCAAATGAGCTCTCTTTGAAGAGAATCGTCGACAGCTACAACGATTCAAGAATAAGCTTCATAAGTTCAAGCTATGACTTCAAGTACTATGGAAGGTTCCAAATGGCTTTGCAAACCGAAGCCGATCTTGTGTACATTGTTGATGATGACATGATTCCTGGGAAGAAAATGCTGCAGATTTTGTCTCATGTAGCAGGGACAGAGAAGTACAAGAACTCGGTTTTGGGCAGCATAGGAAGGATTTTGCCATTTAGGCAAAAGGACTTCACTTTTCCAAGCTATAGAAAGTTCAGGTCTAAGGAGGCAGGACTCTATTTACCTGACCCTGCATATGATATCACTCTTGATAAAATTGTGCAGGTGGACTTCCTTTCCAGCTCTTGGTTCTTATCTGCAGAGCTGATTAAGACACTTTTCATTGAGACACCCTTCACATTTTCGACCGGCGAAGATCTGCACCTTAGGTATGTGTTAATTATGATTACAACCCTTTAACTTCTGCGTTTTTGGTTATTTTTATCTGCGTTGAAGTTTTTACCTTGAGCACAAACCTACATAGTAAATTGGAGTTACCTTGAGTCAACAATATCAAGTATATATATCAGAGGGTTATTGATTCTCAATATCTATTGGGTACACTAAAACCATGATTTGAATGCCTTGGTTGGATTAATTTAACTGATGCCTTGGTTGGATTAATTCAACTGTCTAGGGATTAAACTTGATCCTATTTACTGGGAAACTCTTTAGACTTAATTTGAAGTTCTAATTCTGTACTTAATCAGGTTTCTTTTCTTAATTGATAAATTGGGTTGAAGGAATCTTAAACTTACACTAATAATGGAGTCAACTTGTCTTTTATACAGCTGAATAGAATACCTTCTATTTAAAATAGGTATTCTATGCCCTGTTTCCACTATTTTGATTTTCTGCCTCCACTTGTTTGTCTTATGTATATAATTTACTCCACATTATACATGTTCATCTTGCTCGATTAAGCAACAACCTTCTTGGAAAGATGGTTCTCCTTTTGAGATTCCCTAATAAAGCATTAGGGGCTTGTTATTGCACTCCATTGGCCAAAAGAACATTTTGGCCAACACCATTAGGGATATACACTAAAAGGACTTCACCAACCACTGAAAaaggatttatttatttattttagattATTAAATAGCagttccaaaaacaaaatttcaagTATATCTTGCAAACATTGGAAAATAGATCACATAAAGAGGGAACTAAAGTTTAATGATGTCAAAAATATATTGAGAAGACTTCTTGTCAATAAGGTACTATATCATTTATATGCTTCTAGGTCTCTAATGATGTTCCTTTCTTGATAAAAATGCAGTTATCAGCTTCAAAAGTACAGAAATGCTGGCTCATTTGTTCTTCCAGTTGACCCAAAGGATAAGGAAACTTGGGGCGACAGTGAACATAGACTTGCTTATGTATCCGAAACCACTGTAATTTTCAAAGACATTGTTCAAGTCCGAGACGATCAATGGTGGAAAGCACTATCTACTGGTTATATCACGCAGTGGGCTGCAATGCATCCTCAAAAAATTGATGCCCTTTTCTATGCTCATTCTATTGATGAAGTTAAAGCACTTGCACCTCTTATTGAGAAATTCAGGTCCACTGTTGGAAAGAAAGCTTACATCGCCGTCTCTGGAGGCAATTTCTGCCCTTGTGAAGATGCAGCTACTGCACTCAAGTGGCCTAAGTTGGTATGCAAAGAGCGGAGGTTTAAGATCTTCGATTTGGCAGTGGGGGCTCTTTCAGGGATATCAAACTCGGAGGTGGTAGTGCTGCAAGGAGTATATGCTAGCATGAAGGGGTTGATCAAGATTCATAACCCGAGTGTGGTGATTGCAGTGGCTGACATTGATCCTAATGtgaaaaaaattttgaaaatggcAACAGAGACTAATAGGAATGGTACAACATTGGTCCTTTTACCACGGCCTTCAATATCAAAAGTTCTTTGGATGGCTGATCTTCGAACAACAGCATTGCCAAGTAAGAATCCCAACTTTTCTCTTATTCAAATTCCCTGTAACTTAAGCTAACTCAATTATATGTTCTACAAAATATTTAATAAGCATTAATTTGTTAACCAACAAAATTTATGCTTTGCAGATTGGAACAGAATGCGGATTTCTATCAACATTATCACCCAAAACCGGGTGCATTCCCTTACAAGGCTTCTTAAATCTCTCAGTGATGCATACTATCTTGGGGATGAGGTACCTATCAGCTTCAACATGGACAGCAAAGTTGATGAAGCAACTATTAGATTAGTAAGCTCATTTGACTGGCCTCATGGCCCTAAAACTCTCAAGAGGAGGATCATACAAGGAGGGCTTATTCGAGCTGTCAGTGAGAGTTGGTACCCTTCATCTGATGATGATTTTGGTCTGCTACTCGAAGATGATATCGAAGTCTCACCTTACTACTACCTATGGATCAAATACGCCCTCTTAGCCTACCACTATGATCCTCAAGTGTCTCTCCCCGAGTTGTCCTCAATCTCTCTCTACACCCCTAGGATAGTTGAGGTGGTGAAAGAAAGGCCTAAATGGAACCCAACACAGTTTTTTAAGAACATTCATCCAAACACACCTTATTTCCACCAGTTACCTTGCAGTTGGGGAGCAGTCTTCTTCCCCAAGCAATGGAGAGAGTTCTATGTCTATATGAACATGAGGTTCACCGAAGATGCCAAGAAAAACCCGGTTCAAATTCCAAAGTCCAGGACTAATGGTTGGCAAGCGTCATGGAAAAAGTTTCTTATAGACATGATGTACCTCAGAGGATATGTGAGTCTTTATCCAAACTTTCCAAACCAGGCAAGCTTTTCCACTAACCATATGGAACCCGGGGCTCATATCAGCGCCAAGGACAATGTTGTGAAGCATGACAAGTCAGATTTTGAAGTGCCATTGTTGAAGGAAGATTTCCGAAATTTCTTGCCAGGTGGCAAATTGCCTCCGGCCTCAAGATTGCCATCTTTGAACCTCTTCAACATGCCGGTTTCTCTTAAAGGCTTAAAGGCAGCTGGAGCCAAGTTGGGGCAGGATGTGATTGGATGCAACAATGCCACTGAGATAGTCATGGTTGATCATCAAACCGGTCTACCAGCACGCTGTGCCAGGTTCTGATAAATCGAATTGTTATTGATCATTCTTTAATTTTATAAACAAATATAgttctgtttcttcattttttatgTGGGAGGACAAAAAACAGAGTTGGATAGGATGGGATGGATAGGATTTTAGCAAAGAAATTTGGGATCATGTTGCTCACTAATGTTGTAGTGCAGCCTAAAGGGGTTTGCAGAACTACATAAGCAACCAAAATGGTTCATGTAACTTTGTAAGCAAAAGGAAAGGATTGTTCAATGAATGAAAATCTCTCTGAAATGGTTCAATCTGgcaaattttctttttaattatcatATACTACACTTCTTCACTTTGTATTCAATATCTCAATTTCTCTGAATGTTATTAAACTTGTTTCTTCAATAGAAAAGCAAGAGCAGCACAGCATTTCTACAGCACTATTAACAGAGCAATATGTAATAACTCCGGTCCAATACGAGACAATGGATCCCAAATGTGTTGGGAAACGTAAACATGATCTATAAGGCGCCCAACACATAATTGGGCTTGTGATTCCCCATCGGGCTGGCCGAATGTGAGAAAACTTGTAGAAATACTCTTTCTCAATATTCTAACCATAAGCGATTTACTTGACCTCCAGGAATCCTAGGTCAATCTGGCATAAGAATTTCTACCTTGTAAGGACCTTAACCAACCCTATGTAAACCACATTTCACACGGTAAGGAGGTAAAGTCATTCATACAAATTTAAGCAATTCACTTTAATCAAATGCACCCCTAACTTGATCGTCGGAGAGTTCTTGACCGACATCACCCCAACGTTATAACCATCCGAAGAATTTCTCTCTCTTGTTACAGGTCATCTTCGTTCGAGTTACTATGGTAGAGAAAACGAGCAACACAATATCCTAATTGAGCAACATGgtaattgaagaagaaaaaatcaccTTCCTCCCAACGGAAGAAAAGAGTGAGATTTTGAGCAGATGCCAAGAGGCAACTTCCACCGCCAATACATGCAATTATGATACGACTGAAAATTCTTTGGTTAAAtgattaaaacaaaaattttgtATATGCACGCTCAGAAAAACCCGAGCATTAGAAAAACAATAAGAGGAGGCAGATCACCCTCCTCATAAACCCCAAGTTGTCCCGTCAGTGTCCTTATGACCAAGACCATATAAGGGGTCGGGCCCATAAGCTTCCAAATCCCCCACCACCGGCACCTCCACAAGAAGATTTGGGGAGAATTGATGTGTTCATATTCTCCTATATTCTATGCCTCTTTATCTTGAtatttatgtttagttctccttaatTATGATTCATTTGcatcttttagtgtttttgtaggtttgttccatagaaagaagaaaagaagccaaatgAGCTAAATAGGATTGAAGGCAATCTGCAATCCCAAGTCTCAGAATCTGCCAGTGCAGAACATCCAAATTCTCCGAATTACTGGGAAAGTAGCAGATCGAATTATACAATGtatatcattggaaagctacgaatgtctactttctgtagaattttacgaATCTCGATTTCAAtacttctggagaaagttatgattgttTGATTGAAGATAGGTCAGAGCAGAAAATCTGCTTGGGAATTTACAAACGTTTGTGGAGGACTCAAGTTTTGTGGCACAAGAtcatcaatcctaatgtttcaaagaagttaattcagatgagaattcaatgatgaacttatttatacttttattgaagatatttcaaggttttcccattccaaatgaagaaaagaatatgATCCCAAGTCTaacaaggaaacttgaagccaaagatgagtgGGAATCTTCCCTATAAATAAGAGAACGAGGTTCACATAGAAGGAAGTCTCGAAAGCACAATGTAGACGCCTACGGAGcagagacgactcatccatcttcttcttcttttcctttcttctttttatgttgttcctatgttttatttagttatcttttgctaaacctttttctagggttaggatcATGCCCTAGCATGATTATTTATGTATGTTAatgttttattgatggatttatagtttcgttatgatgaatgcttaatcactatttgaatttatgctttatgtttaaattctttgattgatcaccttaggacTTTGCATTtagtaattggaagacaaatttgaagcaaagatgcaatataatttgattagcttcttgtgataaagtgtggtaaattacattattacttgagagagataatggtttgcttgattctcttgttttctaaaACGTAATGAATCCtttgcatgttaaatttatacctgagaaAGATAGACTACATAGCTAGGGTATACGATCTTTACTCGAGAGGGAgagcatcatacacttaaggaaaactatggtctaagtgcCGTACTTgaacttagatacgggaattg
It encodes:
- the LOC112201753 gene encoding uncharacterized protein LOC112201753; its protein translation is MMGLDRNTNTRSRDYLEGMLSDYVGGKAKGKPQKSTSARLVTALTCLQFAFAVYATFLLYYMSPSIDLRTKPDFTWATKIAQQWKQYIIPPHIIGHYQDSVSLVRLADIQPITPSEICEHEKIDFEQKKSNDAQMIKLKTELYNEVLDFQSKNIGTQTLAQLMAMKSKWDLKGPNRPKVTVILNHFKRKTLCAQLDTLLQQTLPFHHVWVLSFGSPNELSLKRIVDSYNDSRISFISSSYDFKYYGRFQMALQTEADLVYIVDDDMIPGKKMLQILSHVAGTEKYKNSVLGSIGRILPFRQKDFTFPSYRKFRSKEAGLYLPDPAYDITLDKIVQVDFLSSSWFLSAELIKTLFIETPFTFSTGEDLHLSYQLQKYRNAGSFVLPVDPKDKETWGDSEHRLAYVSETTVIFKDIVQVRDDQWWKALSTGYITQWAAMHPQKIDALFYAHSIDEVKALAPLIEKFRSTVGKKAYIAVSGGNFCPCEDAATALKWPKLVCKERRFKIFDLAVGALSGISNSEVVVLQGVYASMKGLIKIHNPSVVIAVADIDPNVKKILKMATETNRNGTTLVLLPRPSISKVLWMADLRTTALPNWNRMRISINIITQNRVHSLTRLLKSLSDAYYLGDEVPISFNMDSKVDEATIRLVSSFDWPHGPKTLKRRIIQGGLIRAVSESWYPSSDDDFGLLLEDDIEVSPYYYLWIKYALLAYHYDPQVSLPELSSISLYTPRIVEVVKERPKWNPTQFFKNIHPNTPYFHQLPCSWGAVFFPKQWREFYVYMNMRFTEDAKKNPVQIPKSRTNGWQASWKKFLIDMMYLRGYVSLYPNFPNQASFSTNHMEPGAHISAKDNVVKHDKSDFEVPLLKEDFRNFLPGGKLPPASRLPSLNLFNMPVSLKGLKAAGAKLGQDVIGCNNATEIVMVDHQTGLPARCARF